A window of Sphingobacterium sp. SRCM116780 contains these coding sequences:
- a CDS encoding GNAT family N-acetyltransferase has product MNKIEQMIHFSLQPHLENDKLRLVPLKEEDFEILYEVAKDPLVWEQHPNKDRYQRPVFQTFFEGALLSQGAYLIQEKQSGEILGSTRFYEYNEADKSIFIGYTFYGTKTWGKGINPQVKKMMLDYIFQFVDTVYFHVGKNNVRSQKAMERLGGRKIAEQEVAYHGEPNRINVVYEIRKTDHLPSTSKSSRH; this is encoded by the coding sequence ATGAATAAAATAGAACAGATGATACATTTTTCGCTTCAACCCCACTTAGAAAATGATAAGCTCAGATTAGTTCCCCTTAAAGAAGAAGATTTTGAAATACTTTATGAAGTAGCAAAAGATCCACTCGTTTGGGAACAACATCCAAATAAAGACAGGTATCAACGACCGGTATTCCAAACATTTTTTGAAGGCGCATTATTGAGCCAGGGTGCTTATTTGATACAAGAAAAACAAAGTGGTGAGATTTTAGGAAGCACACGATTTTACGAGTACAATGAAGCAGATAAGAGTATTTTCATTGGTTACACATTTTATGGAACCAAAACTTGGGGGAAGGGAATCAACCCACAGGTGAAAAAGATGATGCTCGATTATATCTTTCAGTTTGTTGATACCGTTTATTTTCATGTAGGAAAAAATAATGTGCGATCACAGAAAGCGATGGAAAGACTAGGAGGAAGAAAAATAGCGGAGCAAGAAGTCGCCTACCATGGTGAACCCAATCGGATAAATGTCGTTTATGAAATTAGAAAAACAGATCATCTACCTTCAACAAGTAAAAGTAGTCGTCATTAG
- a CDS encoding beta-ketoacyl-ACP synthase III encodes MNTTFPNKLYAAITAIGGYIPQNRRTNSDLEKVCDTTDEWIIKRTGIKERRILEDELATSDMAVRAIQDLANQYGKDLQEIDAILVATSTPDMLMPATANIIAEKLGLRQVWAFDINAACSGFLYALDMGASLVETGRYKNVLVVGADNISTYVDIHDRSTNILFGDGAGVVLLQPSVEGGIMDAYLRSNGDGREFLNIEAGGTRYPISLIDTNIQNRYLRQDGKTVFKQAVQSMSDACSQVLQRNNLTIADVNWVVPHQANQRIIDAVGRSLNIPEGRTLSNIEYLGNTIAATIPLCIWENLKQMKTGDLVMLTAFGAGFSWGASLFRWMV; translated from the coding sequence ATGAATACAACTTTTCCAAATAAACTTTACGCTGCAATTACCGCAATTGGGGGATATATTCCTCAAAATAGACGAACAAATTCTGATCTTGAGAAGGTATGTGATACAACTGATGAGTGGATCATAAAAAGGACTGGAATCAAGGAACGTCGAATTCTAGAGGACGAATTAGCGACTTCTGATATGGCAGTTCGGGCGATTCAGGATTTGGCAAATCAATATGGAAAAGATTTACAGGAAATAGATGCTATTCTCGTTGCCACATCAACACCTGATATGCTAATGCCTGCAACAGCCAATATCATTGCAGAAAAATTAGGTCTTAGACAGGTATGGGCTTTTGATATTAATGCCGCTTGTTCCGGATTTTTATACGCCTTAGATATGGGTGCATCATTGGTTGAAACTGGTCGTTACAAAAATGTATTAGTTGTCGGAGCAGATAATATCAGTACCTATGTCGATATCCATGATCGTTCTACTAATATTTTATTTGGAGATGGTGCTGGAGTAGTATTATTGCAACCTTCTGTGGAAGGTGGTATTATGGATGCTTATTTAAGAAGTAATGGTGATGGCCGAGAGTTTTTAAATATTGAAGCTGGAGGAACACGATATCCGATTAGTTTAATAGATACAAACATACAAAATAGATACTTGCGTCAAGATGGTAAAACAGTTTTTAAACAAGCTGTTCAATCCATGAGCGATGCCTGCAGTCAAGTATTGCAACGAAATAATTTAACGATAGCGGATGTGAATTGGGTTGTACCACATCAAGCAAATCAACGGATCATTGATGCTGTTGGTCGCTCATTAAACATTCCGGAAGGCCGTACCTTAAGTAATATTGAATATCTTGGAAATACGATAGCAGCAACTATACCTTTGTGTATCTGGGAAAACTTAAAACAGATGAAAACGGGGGATCTCGTTATGTTAACGGCATTTGGTGCTGGTTTTTCATGGGGAGCAAGTCTATTCCGCTGGATGGTATAA
- a CDS encoding FMN-dependent NADH-azoreductase: MKKVLVINASTRDEKSQSRTLTKLFVETWSKNYPEDRYTYREVGLTPVPHITSDWITASFIKPADRTKENQEPLALSNMLVKELQEADIYVLGVPMYNWSIPSGLKSYIDQVMRINETWKFRSGEPDGDYVGLLSHKKLFILSSRGDSGYGLGEPNAHMNFQTTYLKTIFTIMGVKDIEIISLDNEEYGGALFAKSQLKIHKQIVKLK; the protein is encoded by the coding sequence ATGAAAAAAGTTTTGGTTATTAACGCAAGTACAAGAGATGAAAAATCACAGAGCAGAACGCTCACAAAATTGTTCGTTGAAACCTGGTCTAAAAATTACCCGGAAGATCGCTATACCTATCGAGAGGTAGGTTTAACTCCAGTTCCACACATCACAAGTGATTGGATCACCGCTTCCTTCATCAAGCCTGCAGATCGAACAAAAGAAAATCAGGAACCCTTAGCATTAAGCAATATGCTTGTAAAAGAACTTCAAGAAGCAGATATTTACGTCTTAGGTGTTCCCATGTATAACTGGTCTATTCCAAGTGGATTAAAATCTTACATCGATCAAGTGATGCGTATCAATGAAACATGGAAGTTCCGATCAGGAGAACCTGACGGAGACTATGTGGGACTGTTATCGCATAAAAAACTATTTATTTTATCGAGCAGAGGAGACAGTGGATATGGTCTGGGAGAGCCAAATGCGCATATGAATTTTCAAACCACTTACCTAAAGACAATTTTTACAATCATGGGAGTAAAGGATATTGAAATCATATCCCTTGATAACGAAGAGTATGGCGGAGCCCTTTTCGCTAAATCTCAGCTAAAAATACACAAACAGATAGTAAAGTTAAAATAG
- a CDS encoding Crp/Fnr family transcriptional regulator, producing the protein MRESLIENIQSKIKLSTEEIEIFNTFWKERKLVKNEYIFRNGEICKFDSFVISGSFKAFYIHPDTGKEEIIFFAIENWWATDLDSFSNQSPSMYAIQAIENSIVLQINYPSFEELLRQIPKLERYFRLILQGYNSSIQRRIILTNSHSAEERYRDFVQRYPKIIQKVPQYLIASYLGITPEFLSKIRGKKN; encoded by the coding sequence ATGAGAGAAAGTTTAATAGAGAACATACAATCCAAAATAAAATTAAGTACCGAAGAAATAGAGATTTTTAATACGTTTTGGAAAGAAAGAAAGCTGGTTAAAAATGAATATATCTTTAGAAACGGAGAAATTTGCAAATTTGATAGTTTTGTTATTTCAGGTAGTTTTAAAGCCTTTTATATCCATCCAGATACAGGAAAAGAAGAAATAATCTTTTTCGCTATTGAAAATTGGTGGGCGACCGATTTAGATAGCTTTTCTAATCAAAGTCCATCCATGTATGCCATACAGGCAATTGAAAACTCGATTGTACTGCAAATAAATTATCCCTCCTTTGAAGAACTGTTAAGACAAATACCAAAACTTGAACGATACTTCAGACTCATTTTACAAGGCTATAATTCTTCGATCCAAAGAAGAATAATCTTAACCAATTCCCACTCAGCAGAAGAGCGCTATCGTGATTTTGTGCAGCGGTATCCAAAAATTATTCAAAAAGTCCCGCAATATCTGATCGCTTCATACCTTGGAATAACACCTGAGTTTTTAAGCAAAATCAGAGGGAAAAAGAACTGA
- a CDS encoding Na+/H+ antiporter — protein sequence MLENFPFYLSLIVLIIFLIMIGNKIKVAYPVLLVLAGLGISLIPGIPMLKINPELIFIIFLPPLLYEAAWATSWKELWHWRRIIGSFAFVVVFLTAVSVAFVANHFIPGFSLALGFLLGGIVSPPDAVSANAILKFVKVPKRLSSILEGESLLNDASSLIIFRFALIAVATRQFIWHDALLSFGWMVIGGVGIGLLIGYVFMKIHKRLPTDVNMDIALTLVAPYVMYIAAEEVHSSGVLAVVSAGLFLSNQRHKFLKGTSRLRSENVWQSFVFLLNGLVFMLIGLDMPEITSGLRAEGINIYQATGFGLLITLVLVVGRILACYGAVLVTLVMRNFITVADAKNPGLRTPIFLGWAGMRGVVSLAAALSIPVHMDNGMAFPHRNMILYITFVVILVTLLVQGLTLPILIKKAPLPEFPDHLTEAETEEMLENALSRELSNFLGETKDPNNLNHQIKDLVSILNEHHHSTRAIESNEQIKTIWLTLLERQRILLLEMNKKHPNIDEEIIRKYLHKIDLDEEKLNC from the coding sequence ATGCTAGAAAACTTTCCATTTTACTTATCCCTAATCGTTCTCATTATTTTCCTGATCATGATTGGGAACAAAATAAAGGTGGCTTATCCTGTTTTGTTGGTTTTAGCAGGGTTGGGGATAAGCTTAATCCCAGGGATACCGATGTTGAAAATTAATCCAGAATTGATTTTCATTATTTTTTTACCACCACTGTTGTATGAGGCCGCTTGGGCAACCTCATGGAAAGAACTCTGGCATTGGCGACGTATCATAGGAAGCTTTGCCTTTGTAGTTGTCTTTCTTACAGCGGTATCGGTTGCCTTTGTAGCAAATCATTTCATTCCAGGATTTTCACTTGCTTTAGGGTTTTTATTGGGTGGTATTGTTTCACCTCCAGATGCGGTAAGTGCAAATGCTATATTAAAATTTGTGAAGGTTCCAAAACGGTTGTCGAGTATCTTGGAGGGGGAAAGTTTACTCAATGATGCCTCTTCTTTAATCATCTTTCGATTTGCCTTGATTGCTGTCGCTACTAGACAATTTATATGGCACGATGCGCTATTAAGTTTTGGTTGGATGGTCATTGGTGGTGTGGGTATTGGATTGCTGATTGGTTATGTTTTTATGAAAATCCATAAACGGTTGCCAACAGATGTCAACATGGATATTGCTTTAACTTTAGTAGCTCCCTATGTCATGTATATAGCTGCGGAAGAGGTGCATAGCTCTGGCGTCTTAGCGGTTGTAAGTGCTGGACTCTTTCTATCCAATCAACGACATAAATTCTTAAAAGGTACTTCCCGTTTACGATCTGAGAATGTTTGGCAGAGTTTCGTATTTCTTTTAAATGGACTTGTCTTTATGCTGATTGGTTTAGATATGCCCGAAATTACTTCAGGTTTGCGAGCAGAAGGAATCAATATTTACCAAGCAACAGGCTTCGGATTACTCATCACCTTGGTATTGGTTGTCGGAAGAATTTTAGCTTGTTATGGTGCCGTGTTGGTTACGCTGGTGATGCGAAATTTCATCACTGTTGCCGATGCTAAAAATCCAGGCTTACGGACACCAATATTTTTGGGCTGGGCGGGTATGCGTGGGGTTGTATCTCTGGCTGCTGCACTTTCTATACCGGTGCATATGGACAACGGGATGGCATTTCCACATCGCAATATGATCCTGTATATCACCTTTGTCGTGATCTTAGTGACTTTATTGGTGCAAGGATTAACATTGCCCATATTAATTAAAAAAGCACCATTACCAGAGTTCCCTGATCATTTGACAGAAGCAGAAACCGAAGAGATGCTGGAAAACGCTTTATCCAGAGAATTATCAAATTTTCTGGGTGAAACGAAAGATCCAAATAATCTTAATCATCAAATAAAAGACCTTGTGAGTATCCTGAATGAACATCATCATTCAACCAGAGCAATAGAATCAAACGAACAAATAAAAACAATTTGGTTGACTTTACTCGAAAGACAACGGATTTTGCTATTGGAAATGAATAAAAAACACCCAAATATAGATGAAGAGATTATCCGTAAATATCTGCATAAAATAGATCTGGATGAAGAAAAACTAAACTGTTAA
- a CDS encoding WG repeat-containing protein gives MRYIIFLLSFLFVISCKQERTFSKFENKTDFFNFLNKLSPADRTAFLKNQSADIDSTLKNAAGNSVYFSFSMGLSSGDEKKVDWDTVDFNQLDIKEDPFVLTPADTLKAQFQDYVKQLTVLQHFKLPNSNFAYDAGESLTDEDKIEVQFNQIYSGKTRIDSAAIGLKLVDSIAMTLHYDVPIGLDSLVILPGSKTAKFEGHELDIDTITAQGIEIDLPLEVYARYLDNRGVLKNDQVISTNSYSAMPLFGLHPKVKTFAEKSSNLFKKYGAKELSDADLILFEKEFTDEMFLGTKNLSICKNEKWKELEHLLKGDEDADVFDQIKKMREFLEKNQEYFGPTAQRLTIAYPYPVKAFNLYFTKESTRITQTKTAQVTREPGSSYAAIYDEKLNRYGIVDSIGHMLIEPKFEQLSRVSNGYFFDNKDSISYYLNTKTKELEPVKKGYTIDKMLNKDLGVFENKDDFKGILKNNKEELVPFKYDEIELVNKLLIAKYTLRGRSVYDFYQIDGKKIDVPIIRDIEYLVDENIVLRDSKRQFGILSNSGQLLVPLQYSNIKDLKIPKVVSALKDNKEVLLHYDGKSYPLPADFKDFYSLKTAEGLIAFAGQNYNVGYMDSQGRVLIPATYSDVTQFYRGHALAETENNEIKMIDQSNRTIKVLKTASDHNPSIDFHLFSEKDGYFTIDEQVYDWQGNPAAITYEMLTQDNTEN, from the coding sequence ATGAGGTATATCATTTTTTTGCTTTCTTTTTTATTTGTCATTTCATGTAAACAAGAGCGAACCTTTAGTAAATTCGAAAATAAGACTGATTTTTTTAATTTTCTTAACAAATTATCTCCAGCTGATCGCACAGCTTTTTTAAAAAATCAATCTGCGGATATTGATTCTACATTAAAAAATGCAGCAGGTAATAGTGTCTATTTTAGTTTTTCTATGGGGTTATCCTCAGGTGATGAAAAAAAAGTAGACTGGGATACCGTGGATTTTAACCAATTGGATATAAAAGAAGATCCATTTGTATTAACTCCTGCAGATACGTTAAAAGCTCAATTTCAGGATTATGTCAAACAGTTGACAGTATTGCAGCATTTCAAATTACCGAATTCTAATTTTGCATATGATGCTGGAGAATCTCTTACAGATGAAGATAAGATCGAGGTGCAATTTAATCAGATTTATTCAGGTAAAACTCGCATCGATTCTGCTGCCATTGGCCTTAAATTGGTAGATAGTATCGCTATGACGCTTCATTATGATGTACCAATAGGTTTGGATTCGTTAGTGATACTCCCTGGATCAAAAACAGCGAAGTTTGAAGGACATGAATTGGATATCGATACCATCACTGCTCAAGGAATAGAAATCGATCTTCCATTGGAAGTATACGCACGCTATTTAGATAATCGAGGTGTCCTTAAAAACGATCAGGTGATCAGTACCAATTCCTATTCTGCAATGCCGCTTTTTGGACTTCATCCCAAAGTGAAAACATTTGCTGAAAAATCTTCTAATTTATTTAAAAAATATGGAGCAAAAGAGTTAAGTGATGCTGATTTGATTTTATTTGAAAAAGAGTTTACAGATGAAATGTTTTTGGGAACAAAAAATTTGTCAATCTGTAAAAATGAAAAATGGAAAGAACTTGAACATCTTCTTAAAGGAGATGAAGATGCGGATGTTTTCGACCAAATTAAGAAGATGCGGGAGTTTTTAGAAAAAAATCAGGAATACTTTGGCCCTACAGCACAACGATTAACGATTGCTTATCCGTATCCAGTTAAAGCATTTAATTTATATTTTACAAAGGAAAGTACAAGAATTACCCAAACGAAGACTGCTCAAGTAACCAGAGAGCCAGGGTCATCATATGCAGCAATTTATGATGAAAAACTAAATCGTTACGGTATTGTGGATTCCATCGGTCACATGCTGATTGAACCGAAGTTTGAGCAACTTAGTCGAGTATCAAACGGATATTTCTTTGATAATAAAGATAGTATAAGTTATTATCTCAATACAAAAACAAAGGAATTGGAGCCTGTAAAGAAAGGATATACCATTGATAAGATGTTAAACAAGGACTTGGGTGTATTTGAAAATAAGGATGATTTTAAAGGAATACTAAAAAATAACAAGGAGGAGTTAGTTCCTTTCAAATATGATGAGATTGAATTAGTCAATAAATTATTGATTGCTAAGTATACATTAAGAGGAAGATCCGTTTACGATTTTTATCAGATTGATGGCAAAAAAATAGATGTACCTATCATCCGAGATATTGAATATTTAGTGGATGAAAATATTGTACTAAGAGATAGCAAACGTCAATTCGGTATCTTATCGAATAGTGGACAGCTTCTAGTTCCCTTACAATATTCCAATATAAAAGATCTTAAAATCCCAAAAGTAGTTTCAGCCCTAAAAGACAATAAAGAAGTATTGTTGCATTATGATGGGAAATCATATCCATTGCCAGCCGATTTTAAAGATTTTTACTCGTTGAAGACTGCAGAAGGACTGATTGCTTTCGCTGGACAAAATTATAACGTGGGATATATGGATAGTCAAGGACGTGTTTTGATTCCAGCAACCTATTCCGATGTGACACAGTTTTACAGAGGTCATGCATTAGCAGAGACGGAGAATAATGAAATAAAGATGATCGATCAATCGAATAGAACGATAAAAGTGTTGAAAACGGCAAGTGATCATAACCCATCGATTGATTTTCATCTCTTTTCTGAGAAGGATGGTTATTTTACTATTGATGAACAAGTTTATGATTGGCAGGGTAATCCAGCAGCCATTACCTATGAAATGTTAACGCAAGATAATACAGAGAACTAA